In Halalkalicoccus subterraneus, one DNA window encodes the following:
- a CDS encoding (2Fe-2S)-binding protein: MSEHNISITVNGEQHELTVEPRTLLVSALRDELGYTGANVGCETGRCGACTVRVNSETIKSCTRLAVQVDGSEVETVEGIADNGDLTTLQEQFQEQHGLQCGYCTPGMLMTADTFLRENDDPTREEIREAIEGNLCRCTGYQNIVDAIEATANQLGGQP, encoded by the coding sequence ATGTCAGAACACAATATATCGATAACAGTTAACGGTGAACAACACGAGCTGACCGTCGAGCCACGAACATTGCTCGTATCGGCACTTCGAGATGAACTCGGCTATACCGGGGCGAACGTCGGCTGTGAAACGGGACGATGCGGTGCCTGTACCGTCAGGGTGAACAGTGAAACGATCAAGTCCTGTACGCGCCTGGCCGTCCAAGTCGACGGATCGGAAGTCGAGACGGTCGAGGGAATCGCCGACAACGGCGATCTCACGACCCTACAAGAGCAGTTTCAGGAACAACACGGACTCCAGTGTGGCTACTGTACGCCAGGGATGCTCATGACCGCCGATACGTTCCTCCGTGAGAACGACGATCCAACCCGTGAGGAAATTCGAGAGGCGATCGAGGGGAACCTCTGTCGGTGTACCGGCTACCAGAACATCGTAGATGCCATCGAAGCCACAGCTAACCAGTTGGGTGGACAACCATGA
- a CDS encoding xanthine dehydrogenase family protein molybdopterin-binding subunit produces the protein MSDADTNEATAAAAEPDGDGSSGTFGSAIKRGEDVPLLTGDGEYTDDIFLRGTTHLAIRRSDHAHARIESIDTSDAEAMDGVIAVYTGEDVVESGVPNTIPTAWDLPGLVQPQYRMLATDKVRHEGTGIAAVIAETPHVAHDALERITVEYEPLEHVTDPVEAVERDVPPVHDEAADNVAFDFELGDVDATDEAFADADRVASVDLRQPRIIPNAMEPRAALADWEDATGKLRLWMTSQNPHLHRMLLSAGTLGLPENKIQVIAPEVGGGFGSKIYHYPDEAVTAWCSMQLGRPVKWQATRSESYLTDCHGRDHVTTGEIALDDDGTIRGVRVQTHAGLGAQLSQFGTATPSYLYSTVLSGQYTIPAIHCRVIGAFTNTTPVDAYRGAGRAEGIYVIERLVDVGARELGMDPAELRRRNLVQPDEFPYESAAALVYDSGEYERAMDLALDHIDYDELRERQRELRDEDRYLGIGIGNFVESAGLSPSGLAGDLGAQAGGWESSIVRFDSTGSVTVLAGTADQGQGHRTTYAQIAAEELGLSVDDIDVVEGDTDRIPQGMGTYGSRSASIGGGSIARGAREVREKARRIAAHQLETSVDDLEFEDGEFCITGAPDRSLHIQTIAHEAYLGHDLPEGMDPGLEETNFYDPENFTYPFGTHVAVVEVDPETGEIEIERYVAVDDCGEIINPMIVEGQVHGGIAQGIGAALYEGAAYDDNGHLQTRRMDEYAVPHSTQLPEFETDNTVTPSPHNPIGVKGVGESATIAATPTMVSAVVDALEPFGVDHLDMPLTPESVWRAMEGDR, from the coding sequence ATGAGCGACGCGGATACGAATGAAGCGACGGCGGCAGCTGCCGAACCCGACGGGGACGGTAGTAGTGGCACTTTCGGCTCTGCCATCAAACGCGGCGAGGACGTTCCACTGCTAACCGGTGACGGGGAGTACACCGACGATATCTTCCTGCGTGGAACGACTCATCTGGCTATTCGCCGGTCCGATCACGCCCACGCACGAATCGAGAGTATCGATACCAGCGACGCCGAGGCTATGGACGGCGTTATCGCGGTGTACACCGGCGAGGACGTCGTCGAAAGCGGTGTTCCGAACACGATTCCGACCGCGTGGGACCTTCCTGGCCTCGTCCAACCACAGTATCGCATGCTCGCCACGGACAAGGTTCGTCACGAGGGAACAGGTATTGCCGCCGTCATCGCGGAGACGCCCCACGTGGCCCACGACGCACTCGAGCGGATCACAGTCGAGTACGAGCCGCTTGAGCACGTCACCGATCCGGTCGAGGCCGTCGAACGCGACGTGCCCCCGGTTCACGACGAGGCAGCAGACAACGTCGCCTTCGACTTCGAACTCGGCGACGTGGATGCCACCGACGAGGCGTTCGCCGACGCCGACCGGGTTGCGAGCGTCGACCTCCGACAGCCACGTATCATTCCGAACGCGATGGAACCGCGTGCGGCCCTCGCGGACTGGGAGGACGCAACCGGAAAACTGCGTCTCTGGATGACGAGTCAGAACCCCCATCTCCATCGAATGCTGCTCTCAGCGGGCACATTGGGGCTTCCGGAGAACAAGATTCAGGTAATCGCTCCTGAAGTCGGCGGTGGCTTCGGGAGCAAGATCTACCACTATCCGGACGAGGCCGTGACAGCCTGGTGTTCGATGCAACTCGGCCGGCCGGTAAAGTGGCAGGCGACGCGCTCGGAGAGCTATCTGACCGACTGCCACGGCCGGGATCACGTGACGACCGGCGAGATCGCTCTGGACGATGACGGAACGATCCGTGGAGTTCGAGTCCAAACGCACGCTGGCCTCGGCGCACAGCTTTCTCAGTTCGGCACAGCGACACCGTCGTACCTTTACTCTACGGTTCTCTCCGGCCAGTACACCATCCCGGCGATTCACTGTCGGGTCATTGGCGCGTTCACGAACACGACACCCGTCGACGCCTATCGCGGTGCGGGTCGGGCCGAGGGGATCTACGTGATCGAGCGACTCGTTGACGTCGGTGCACGGGAACTCGGGATGGATCCGGCTGAACTGCGACGGCGCAATCTTGTCCAACCCGACGAATTCCCCTACGAATCGGCGGCGGCGCTCGTCTACGACAGCGGCGAGTACGAACGCGCGATGGATCTGGCGCTCGATCACATCGACTACGACGAACTACGCGAGCGCCAGCGCGAGCTTCGAGACGAAGATCGGTACCTCGGAATCGGAATCGGTAACTTCGTCGAATCCGCGGGGCTCTCGCCATCCGGACTCGCCGGCGATCTCGGCGCACAGGCCGGCGGCTGGGAGAGTTCGATCGTCCGCTTTGATTCGACGGGGTCGGTAACGGTCCTCGCTGGAACCGCCGACCAGGGACAGGGACACCGAACGACCTACGCCCAGATCGCGGCCGAAGAACTGGGGCTCTCCGTTGACGACATCGATGTCGTCGAAGGCGACACCGATCGGATTCCGCAAGGAATGGGGACGTACGGCAGCCGAAGCGCCTCAATCGGCGGCGGCTCCATCGCTCGGGGTGCTCGCGAAGTTCGGGAGAAAGCTCGTCGGATCGCCGCCCACCAGCTCGAGACGAGCGTAGACGACCTTGAGTTCGAGGACGGCGAGTTCTGCATCACCGGTGCGCCAGATCGATCGCTTCACATTCAGACGATTGCACACGAGGCATACCTCGGTCACGACCTGCCTGAGGGAATGGATCCCGGTCTCGAGGAAACTAACTTCTACGACCCGGAGAACTTCACCTACCCCTTTGGAACCCACGTCGCGGTCGTCGAAGTCGATCCCGAAACGGGTGAAATCGAGATCGAACGCTACGTCGCGGTCGACGACTGCGGCGAGATCATCAACCCGATGATCGTCGAAGGGCAGGTTCACGGCGGAATCGCACAGGGGATCGGGGCCGCACTCTACGAGGGAGCGGCGTACGACGACAATGGCCACCTTCAGACTCGTCGAATGGACGAGTACGCCGTCCCGCACTCGACGCAGCTACCGGAGTTCGAGACGGACAACACGGTAACGCCGAGTCCACACAACCCGATTGGGGTGAAAGGCGTCGGCGAGTCGGCTACCATTGCGGCGACACCGACGATGGTGTCGGCCGTCGTGGACGCGCTCGAGCCGTTCGGCGTCGACCACCTCGATATGCCTCTCACACCGGAGTCGGTCTGGCGGGCCATGGAGGGTGATCGGTAA
- a CDS encoding FAD binding domain-containing protein, with translation MYTNDFEYYRADSVDDALSLLGDHAGAELVAGAHGLLPRMKTGDESPPALVDIGQLRGLDMIEEDDDGTALSIGALATHAEIADSETVRQRASALANAAAELGDPQVRNGGTIGGNLAHGDARSDPPAALLALGGSLKVRGSDGERTIDATDLFEGPFETAIANDEIVTGIRIPTIDDAVSGYRKRRDPLSGYALVGIGVWLRTDGETIEEARVAVTGATTTPARLPAVEDSLEGEAITEDTITAASAKAGTTVDDGAFVSDVQASAEYREHLLTIDTERALYDVLDISR, from the coding sequence ATGTACACGAATGACTTCGAGTACTACCGGGCAGACAGCGTCGACGACGCACTCTCGTTGCTCGGTGACCACGCCGGTGCCGAACTGGTCGCCGGCGCACACGGGCTGTTACCGCGAATGAAGACAGGGGACGAATCGCCGCCAGCGCTCGTCGATATCGGCCAACTGCGTGGGCTCGATATGATCGAAGAGGATGACGATGGGACTGCCCTCTCGATCGGCGCACTCGCTACACACGCCGAAATCGCCGACTCCGAGACTGTCCGACAGCGTGCGAGCGCACTCGCCAACGCTGCGGCCGAGTTGGGTGACCCACAGGTTCGAAACGGTGGGACGATCGGCGGCAATCTTGCCCACGGCGATGCGCGTTCGGATCCGCCGGCCGCCTTGCTCGCACTCGGCGGTTCGCTCAAGGTTCGCGGGTCAGACGGCGAGCGAACGATCGACGCGACCGACCTTTTCGAGGGACCGTTCGAGACGGCGATCGCTAATGACGAGATCGTCACTGGCATTCGGATACCGACCATCGACGATGCAGTAAGCGGCTATCGCAAACGTCGAGATCCGCTCTCGGGCTATGCATTAGTCGGTATCGGCGTCTGGCTTCGAACCGACGGCGAGACGATCGAGGAAGCTCGAGTCGCCGTCACCGGTGCGACGACGACTCCTGCGAGACTGCCGGCTGTCGAGGACTCACTCGAGGGGGAAGCGATTACCGAGGATACGATCACCGCGGCATCGGCCAAAGCCGGTACAACAGTCGACGACGGAGCGTTCGTTTCGGACGTGCAGGCGAGCGCCGAGTATCGCGAACACCTGTTGACGATCGATACCGAGCGTGCGCTGTATGATGTTCTGGATATCAGTCGGTGA
- a CDS encoding amidase, which produces MAFEVTDATIDEIHTAYQSDDLTAQELVETYLNRIEKYDQHGPELNAIITINPQAVEQAIELDEKFDAEGRVGPLHGIPFVVKDQVETAGITTTFGSEAFANYQPSADATLIKHLREAGAIILAKTNLPDWATSWFGYSSVIGRTKNPYDPERDPGGSSSGTGAAVAANLGAIGIGEDTGGSIRLPASFNNLFGIRVTPGLLSRTGMSPLVASQDTPGPMARTAKDLASVLDVTVGYDAEDEYTAVTEFADEAGSYVDHLDADAFDGTRIGVLRDAFGDENDPESGPVTTLVDEAIDTMADLGAEIVEPVSIPNLDEHLDSTSLYLLQSKRDLNEFFQARPDAPVDSVAELYESNQYSEILDLFIGIAEEAPTDPESDPDYWKSVAAQLSFQRDVLNVYAANDLDVLLCPDVQVLPPKATDIESGALDTLTFPTNTVIASQSGLCAISIPGGLTDNGLPVGVELLGKPYDESMLLSLAYAFDQHTDLREPPENAPPLEDL; this is translated from the coding sequence GTGGCATTCGAAGTAACAGACGCAACGATCGACGAGATTCACACAGCCTACCAATCAGATGACCTCACCGCTCAAGAGCTGGTCGAGACATATCTCAACCGTATTGAAAAGTACGATCAGCACGGCCCTGAACTCAACGCAATCATCACTATCAACCCACAAGCAGTAGAGCAGGCAATCGAGCTGGACGAGAAATTCGATGCTGAAGGGCGTGTTGGACCTCTACACGGTATTCCGTTCGTGGTAAAAGATCAAGTCGAGACGGCAGGGATCACAACCACGTTCGGGTCGGAAGCATTTGCCAACTACCAGCCATCAGCAGATGCAACACTCATCAAGCATCTCCGTGAAGCAGGTGCAATCATACTGGCAAAGACGAACCTCCCAGATTGGGCGACATCCTGGTTTGGCTACTCGTCGGTAATCGGGCGAACGAAAAATCCGTATGATCCGGAACGCGATCCAGGAGGATCAAGTAGCGGGACTGGCGCCGCAGTTGCGGCGAATCTCGGAGCTATCGGAATTGGTGAAGACACCGGTGGATCGATCCGACTCCCTGCTTCGTTCAATAATCTCTTTGGAATTCGCGTGACACCAGGGCTTCTCAGCCGGACGGGTATGTCACCACTTGTCGCCTCGCAAGACACGCCTGGACCGATGGCCCGAACCGCGAAGGATCTCGCATCCGTGCTTGACGTTACAGTAGGTTACGATGCTGAAGACGAGTATACTGCTGTGACCGAGTTCGCGGATGAGGCGGGCTCGTATGTTGATCACCTCGACGCCGACGCGTTCGATGGCACACGAATCGGCGTCCTCCGGGATGCGTTCGGCGATGAAAACGATCCGGAGAGTGGACCGGTCACAACACTGGTCGACGAGGCAATTGACACAATGGCCGATTTAGGAGCCGAGATTGTTGAGCCGGTCAGTATCCCGAATCTCGATGAGCATCTCGATAGCACGTCACTGTATCTTCTGCAGTCAAAGCGAGATTTGAACGAATTCTTCCAAGCACGTCCGGATGCACCAGTTGATTCGGTTGCTGAGTTGTACGAATCGAACCAGTACTCCGAAATTCTCGATCTGTTTATCGGGATCGCCGAAGAAGCACCAACGGACCCAGAGTCGGACCCCGACTATTGGAAAAGTGTAGCCGCACAACTCTCATTCCAGCGTGATGTTTTGAACGTCTATGCAGCCAACGATCTCGATGTGTTGCTGTGTCCTGATGTCCAAGTCCTGCCACCCAAAGCAACGGATATCGAATCAGGTGCACTCGACACACTAACGTTTCCGACAAACACCGTCATTGCCTCTCAATCCGGACTGTGTGCAATATCGATTCCAGGAGGGCTGACGGACAACGGCCTCCCCGTCGGTGTCGAACTTCTCGGGAAGCCATACGATGAGTCGATGCTGCTGTCGTTGGCATACGCATTCGACCAGCATACCGATCTACGAGAACCACCCGAAAATGCACCGCCGCTCGAAGATCTGTAG
- a CDS encoding LamB/YcsF family protein: MTAMDINGDMGESFGNWEMGRDEEVMPYITSANIAGGYHAGDPHVLRETVELAAEHDVGLGIHPGLPDKMGFGRRTMDASPEELRDYVIYQLGALMAFAQRHDASVQHVKPHGAMYSMLSESEDHCRAVLEGILEVDPDLIYLATDMNIYEVTQEYDELDAVFEGYVDLSYNPDRTLIVEKEVEPKDPDLVADRAVSIATRGEVEAADGTVIDIPASSICIHGDGPNSVELLETIHDRFEQHGVELARLDDIV; this comes from the coding sequence ATGACAGCAATGGACATCAACGGCGATATGGGCGAGAGTTTCGGAAATTGGGAAATGGGCCGCGACGAGGAAGTAATGCCCTACATCACGTCCGCAAATATCGCTGGCGGCTATCATGCTGGCGACCCGCACGTACTACGAGAAACCGTCGAACTCGCCGCTGAGCACGATGTCGGACTCGGCATTCATCCCGGCCTCCCAGACAAAATGGGGTTCGGTCGCCGGACGATGGACGCCTCTCCTGAAGAACTCCGAGACTACGTCATCTATCAGCTGGGCGCTTTGATGGCGTTTGCACAGCGCCATGACGCGTCTGTCCAGCACGTCAAACCCCATGGGGCGATGTACTCCATGCTCTCGGAAAGCGAGGACCATTGTCGTGCTGTCCTCGAGGGAATCCTCGAGGTCGATCCCGATCTCATCTATCTGGCGACGGATATGAACATCTACGAGGTAACGCAGGAGTACGACGAGCTAGACGCTGTTTTCGAAGGCTACGTCGATCTTAGCTACAATCCGGATCGAACGCTGATCGTCGAGAAGGAAGTTGAACCAAAGGACCCTGATTTGGTCGCCGATCGAGCCGTCTCTATTGCAACGCGTGGCGAAGTCGAAGCCGCTGATGGAACGGTGATCGATATTCCTGCCTCGTCGATCTGCATCCACGGTGATGGTCCCAATTCCGTCGAACTTCTAGAAACGATCCATGATCGATTCGAACAACACGGCGTCGAGCTGGCCCGCCTCGACGACATCGTATAG
- a CDS encoding acetyl-CoA carboxylase biotin carboxylase subunit, whose product MIDKVLVANRGEIAVRVMQAAAELGIETVAVYSDADETAKHVRRADEAYHIGSSVAGKSYLDQESLIEAATEANADAIHPGYGFLAENESFARRVEESEFIWVGPPATLMADFGEKTKARAIMQEAGVPTVPGTDEPIDDASEVKAFADEHGYPVAIKADGGGGGRGLKVVTGPEEIDEQFQDAKREGEAYFDNDAVYVERFLENPRHIEVQVIGDTHGNVRHLYERDCSVQRRQQKLIEETPSPVLDADTRADLCEAARSGVGEAGYSSAGTVEFLYEDGEFYFLEVNARIQVEHTITEAVTGIDIVKEQFRVAAGETVSFDQSEVEPRGVAMEFRINAEDPFEEFTPTPGTLETYRPPTGMGVRVDDGVNEGDRISPFYDSLVGKIIVTAQDRSEVLARSKRTLTETDIEGIATTIPFHRAVLEDEVFVESNHTTKYLDQQFSGLDDS is encoded by the coding sequence ATGATTGATAAAGTACTCGTCGCAAACCGGGGCGAAATCGCAGTTCGTGTGATGCAAGCAGCGGCCGAGCTTGGAATCGAGACGGTCGCCGTCTACAGCGACGCTGATGAGACGGCAAAACACGTTCGCCGTGCCGATGAAGCGTACCATATTGGATCATCAGTTGCCGGGAAAAGCTATCTCGATCAGGAATCGCTAATAGAGGCGGCAACCGAAGCTAACGCAGACGCAATCCACCCTGGCTACGGATTCCTTGCGGAAAACGAATCATTCGCTCGTCGCGTCGAAGAGTCCGAATTCATCTGGGTCGGGCCACCAGCAACGCTGATGGCTGATTTCGGTGAGAAGACGAAAGCACGCGCCATCATGCAGGAGGCGGGTGTTCCAACGGTCCCCGGAACGGACGAACCGATCGACGATGCGTCCGAAGTGAAAGCGTTTGCTGACGAACATGGCTATCCGGTAGCGATCAAAGCCGACGGTGGTGGCGGTGGACGAGGGCTAAAGGTCGTTACTGGGCCTGAGGAGATCGACGAGCAGTTCCAAGACGCCAAACGTGAAGGCGAGGCGTATTTCGACAACGACGCAGTCTACGTCGAGCGATTCCTTGAGAACCCACGTCACATCGAAGTACAGGTTATCGGTGATACACACGGGAACGTACGGCATCTCTACGAGCGCGACTGTTCTGTGCAACGTCGCCAGCAGAAGCTCATCGAAGAGACACCGTCGCCGGTACTCGATGCGGACACACGGGCTGATCTCTGTGAGGCAGCCCGAAGTGGGGTTGGCGAAGCCGGCTATAGCAGCGCCGGTACAGTGGAATTTCTCTATGAGGACGGCGAGTTCTACTTCCTCGAGGTCAATGCCCGAATCCAAGTCGAACATACCATAACGGAGGCTGTAACGGGGATCGATATCGTCAAAGAACAGTTCCGCGTCGCCGCGGGCGAGACGGTGTCGTTCGACCAGTCCGAAGTCGAACCTAGGGGCGTCGCCATGGAGTTCCGTATCAACGCAGAAGATCCGTTCGAGGAGTTCACGCCAACACCAGGAACACTTGAAACCTATCGGCCCCCGACAGGCATGGGGGTTCGTGTCGATGACGGCGTCAATGAGGGAGACCGAATCAGTCCGTTTTACGACTCGCTCGTTGGGAAGATCATCGTCACCGCACAAGACCGATCGGAAGTGCTTGCACGCAGCAAACGGACGCTCACGGAGACGGACATCGAGGGTATCGCGACGACGATTCCGTTCCACCGTGCCGTCCTCGAGGATGAGGTCTTCGTCGAGAGCAATCACACGACGAAATATCTCGATCAGCAGTTCAGTGGACTCGACGACTCCTGA
- a CDS encoding 5-oxoprolinase subunit C family protein, with protein sequence MRILDGGLVTTVQDTGRYGHYHIGMPPSGAMDQFAHKVANWLVGNDESDATLEMTYMGADIEFAEDTVFAITGADMDPSLNDEEVPLWTAVQAEAGDTLAFEFATEGTRAYLAVAGGIDIEPVMGSRSTYTLIGIGGHEGRSLEEGDTLPIGSSSNAEEMIGTSIDEDNQPDYATHEINVVMGLCAYRLTDDGRDRFIDAEWKISDEADRVGYRFNGPDITDMFEKREQPFGAGPDVTNVVDLGYPVGSIQMAGQPIILMRDAVTGGGYTTVGTIVSPDRDLLSQCRTHNTVTFNAVDIDDALAMRRERDQTLEQIRTSLQEDSPSTDD encoded by the coding sequence ATGCGTATCCTCGATGGGGGACTCGTTACGACGGTTCAAGACACTGGTCGCTATGGCCACTATCATATCGGAATGCCGCCATCCGGTGCGATGGATCAGTTTGCTCACAAAGTCGCTAACTGGCTTGTCGGGAACGACGAATCCGATGCCACTCTCGAAATGACGTACATGGGGGCGGATATCGAGTTTGCGGAGGACACCGTCTTCGCCATTACTGGTGCCGACATGGATCCATCGCTCAACGATGAGGAGGTTCCCCTATGGACGGCTGTGCAGGCTGAGGCCGGTGATACGCTTGCCTTCGAATTCGCAACGGAGGGAACACGCGCATATCTCGCCGTTGCTGGGGGAATAGATATTGAACCCGTAATGGGAAGCCGTTCGACCTATACACTCATTGGCATCGGTGGTCATGAAGGGCGCTCACTCGAAGAGGGCGATACATTGCCGATCGGTAGTTCGTCGAACGCCGAGGAGATGATCGGCACATCGATCGATGAGGACAACCAACCCGACTACGCGACACACGAGATCAACGTTGTGATGGGTCTGTGTGCGTATCGTCTGACCGACGATGGACGGGATCGGTTCATCGATGCCGAGTGGAAGATCTCCGATGAAGCCGATCGGGTCGGCTATCGATTTAATGGACCGGACATCACAGATATGTTCGAAAAGCGCGAGCAACCCTTTGGTGCTGGTCCGGATGTGACCAACGTTGTGGACCTTGGCTACCCCGTTGGGTCCATTCAGATGGCCGGGCAACCGATCATCCTCATGCGAGATGCCGTTACCGGTGGTGGGTATACGACTGTTGGAACCATTGTGAGTCCGGACCGAGATCTGCTTTCGCAGTGTCGAACCCACAATACAGTCACTTTCAACGCGGTCGATATCGATGACGCACTTGCGATGCGGCGCGAGCGAGACCAGACCCTCGAGCAGATCCGCACATCACTGCAGGAAGATTCCCCTTCAACAGATGATTGA
- a CDS encoding 5-oxoprolinase subunit B family protein encodes MANKTITRQELSSPRYEYGGDDWVFVELDEAMSFDANFKAQAITQEIRQNGPDGLIEVAPSNASYLIQFDPGTLHPDDLIDELKALEEEIDVSDYQWEARIFEIPVFYDDPWTHETVMDFRDRHQDPDSTDLEYSAEINGFDSVEAFIDHHSGAPHMVTMIGFVPGLPFCFQMVPRDEQIEVPKYEQPRTATPSRAVGFGGAFTAIYPVPGAGGYQLYGRTPVEVLDVDQKLSAFEDSMVLPNPGDIISFRQIDRDEYDSIREDVEDNSYQYNYSKIDFEPQAFFEDPHGYNEQLLEVLD; translated from the coding sequence ATGGCGAATAAAACGATAACGAGACAGGAGCTTTCCTCCCCACGATATGAATACGGTGGGGATGATTGGGTGTTCGTTGAGCTGGATGAAGCAATGAGCTTCGATGCGAATTTTAAAGCACAGGCGATAACACAGGAGATTCGCCAGAACGGTCCTGACGGCCTTATTGAAGTAGCACCATCGAATGCCTCGTATCTGATTCAATTCGATCCAGGGACACTCCACCCTGATGATCTAATTGACGAGCTCAAGGCACTCGAGGAAGAAATCGACGTCTCAGACTATCAGTGGGAAGCACGCATATTCGAGATTCCCGTCTTCTACGATGACCCATGGACGCATGAAACGGTGATGGATTTCCGGGATCGACATCAAGATCCGGATTCGACCGACCTCGAGTATTCTGCTGAGATCAACGGATTCGATTCGGTTGAGGCCTTCATCGATCATCACAGCGGCGCGCCACATATGGTGACGATGATCGGATTCGTTCCTGGACTCCCATTTTGCTTCCAAATGGTCCCTCGTGACGAGCAGATCGAGGTGCCAAAATACGAACAGCCACGAACAGCAACGCCAAGTCGAGCAGTTGGGTTCGGTGGTGCGTTCACTGCGATCTATCCTGTTCCTGGTGCTGGGGGCTATCAGCTCTATGGACGAACACCTGTTGAGGTGTTAGACGTTGATCAGAAGCTGTCGGCATTTGAGGATTCGATGGTACTTCCGAACCCAGGAGATATTATCAGCTTCCGTCAAATCGATCGCGACGAATACGATTCGATTCGAGAAGACGTTGAAGACAACTCCTACCAATACAATTACTCGAAGATAGACTTCGAACCGCAGGCGTTTTTCGAAGATCCACATGGCTACAACGAGCAGCTTCTGGAGGTGCTTGACTGA
- a CDS encoding DUF2080 family transposase-associated protein codes for MDRYEVEGHEVLETEAKRSGNGAHVYVPKAWAGATVKVVRVTDPSADE; via the coding sequence ATGGATCGGTACGAGGTCGAAGGACACGAAGTCCTCGAAACAGAAGCCAAACGATCCGGCAACGGCGCGCACGTCTACGTCCCGAAAGCGTGGGCCGGCGCGACCGTCAAGGTCGTCCGCGTCACCGATCCATCCGCCGACGAGTAG
- a CDS encoding helix-turn-helix domain-containing protein, with translation MRYNYRYRLKPTDELHERLAWTVDTCR, from the coding sequence ATGCGCTACAACTACCGGTACAGGCTCAAACCGACCGACGAACTCCACGAACGATTAGCGTGGACCGTCGATACCTGCCGGTAG
- a CDS encoding acetyl-CoA carboxylase yields the protein MVTEQIQSPMPGVFYRRPDPEEDDFVKEGDNVSEGDVVGLVGVMKNFHDITAPADGTIAEILAENEQEVDAGDDLFVLEAE from the coding sequence ATGGTAACAGAACAAATTCAATCGCCGATGCCTGGCGTGTTCTACAGGCGCCCCGATCCAGAAGAAGACGACTTTGTGAAAGAAGGTGATAACGTCTCTGAAGGAGATGTTGTCGGGTTAGTTGGAGTAATGAAGAATTTCCACGATATTACCGCTCCGGCAGATGGGACGATCGCTGAGATTCTTGCAGAAAACGAGCAAGAAGTCGATGCTGGAGACGATCTCTTCGTTCTCGAGGCCGAGTAA